One Homo sapiens chromosome 15 genomic patch of type FIX, GRCh38.p14 PATCHES HG2365_PATCH genomic window carries:
- the GOLGA8S gene encoding golgin subfamily A member 8S isoform 2 (isoform 2 is encoded by transcript variant 2; The RefSeq protein has 7 substitutions compared to this genomic sequence), which yields MREQALLKAQLTQLKESLKEVQLERDEYAEHLKGERARWQQRMRKMSQEVCSLKKEKKHDKYRVETLERSLSKLKNQMAEPLPPEPPAVPSEAELQHLRKELERVAGALQAQVEYNQRISLLNEGQKERLREQQERLPEQEERLQQLAEPQNSFKELNNENKSVLQLEQQVKELQEKLGKERLEAASQQKQQLTAQLSLMALPGEGDGGGHLDSEGEEAPRPIPSIPQDLESREAMSSFMDHLEEKADLSELVKKQELRFIQYWQERCHQKIHHLLSEPGGRAKDAALGGGHHQAGAQGGDEDEAAGAAADGIAAYSNYNNGHRKFLAAAHNPADEPGPGAPAPQELGAADKHGDLCEVSLTSSAQGEAREDPLLDKPTAQPIVQDHQEHPGLGNNCCVPFFCWAWLPRRRR from the exons ATGCGGGAGCAGGCACTGCTGAAAGCGCAGCTGACACAG TTGAAGGAGTCACTTAAAGAAGTCCAGCTAGAGAGGGATGAATATGCTGAACATCTAAAAGGAGAGAGGGCCCGGTGGCAGCAGAGGATGAGAAAAATGTCGCAGGAG GTTTGCTCgttgaagaaggagaagaagcatGATAAATATCGGGTAGAGACGCTGGAGAGGAGCTTGTCCAAACTCAAAAACCAGATGG CTGAACCTCTGCCCCCGGAGCCCCCAGCAGTGCCCTCTGAGGCGGAGCTGCAGCACCTGAGGAAGGAACTAGAGAGAGTGGCAGGAGCGCTCCAGGCCCAGGTGGAGTACAATCAGCGCATAAGTCTCCTGAATGAGGGGCAAAAGGAGAGGCTTCGGGAGCAGCAGGAGAGGCTTCCAGAGCAGGAGGAGAGGCTTCAGCAGCTGGCCGAGCCACAGAACAGCTTCAAGGAGCTG aacaatgagaacaagagCGTACTACAGTTGGAGCAGCAAGTAAAGGAGCTGCAGGAGAAGCTAGGCAAG GAGCGTCTGGAAGCTGCCAGCCAGCAGAAACAGCAGCTAACGGCCCAGTTGAGCCTCATGGCTCTCCCTGGGGAAG GACACGGAGGAGAACATCTGGACAGTGAGGGGGAGGAGGCACCTCGGCCCATGCCGAGTGTCCCAGAGGACCTGGAGAGCAGGGAGGCCATG AGCAGCTTTATGGACCACCTGGAGGAGAAGGCAGACCTGAGTGAGCTGGTGAAGAAACAAGAACTTCGCTTCATTCAATACTGGCAAGAGAGATGCCATCA GAAAATCCATCACCTTTTATCAGAACCAGGGGGCCGTGCCAAAGATGCGGCACTGGGAGGAGGACACCATCAGGCTGGAGCTCAGGGAGGAGATGAAG GTGAAgctgctggagctgcagcagatGGTATTGCGGCTTACAGCAACTACAACAATGGGCACAGAAAATTCCTGGCCGCTGCCCACAACCCTGCTGATGAGCCCGGTCCAGGAGCCCCAGCTCCCCAGGAGCTTGGGGCTGCAGACAAGCATGGTG ATCTTTGTGAGGTGAGCCTCACCTCCTCTGCccaaggagaggccagggaggatCCTCTCCTTGACAAGCCTACTGCACAGCCGATCGTGCAGGACCACCAGGAGCACCCAGGCTTGGGCAGCAACTGCTGTGTGCCATTCTTTTGCTGGGCTTGGCTGCCAAGAAGAAGGAGAtaa
- the GOLGA8S gene encoding golgin subfamily A member 8S isoform 1 (isoform 1 is encoded by transcript variant 1; The RefSeq protein has 7 substitutions compared to this genomic sequence), protein MWPQARLPPHPAMAEETRQSKLAAAKRKLKEYWQRNSPGVPAGAKRNRKTNGSIHETATSGGCHSPGDSATGIHGESPTSSATLKDLESPCQELAVVPDSRSVKVSQLKNTIKSLKQQKKQVVHQLEEEKKANNEKQKAERELEVQIQRLNIQKGKLNTDLYHTKRSLRYFEEESKDLAVRLQHSLQRKGELERALSAVTATQKKKAERQFSSRSKARTEWKLEQSMREQALLKAQLTQLKESLKEVQLERDEYAEHLKGERARWQQRMRKMSQEVCSLKKEKKHDKYRVETLERSLSKLKNQMAEPLPPEPPAVPSEAELQHLRKELERVAGALQAQVEYNQRISLLNEGQKERLREQQERLPEQEERLQQLAEPQNSFKELNNENKSVLQLEQQVKELQEKLGKERLEAASQQKQQLTAQLSLMALPGEGDGGGHLDSEGEEAPRPIPSIPQDLESREAMSSFMDHLEEKADLSELVKKQELRFIQYWQERCHQKIHHLLSEPGGRAKDAALGGGHHQAGAQGGDEDEAAGAAADGIAAYSNYNNGHRKFLAAAHNPADEPGPGAPAPQELGAADKHGDLCEVSLTSSAQGEAREDPLLDKPTAQPIVQDHQEHPGLGNNCCVPFFCWAWLPRRRR, encoded by the exons TTAAAAGAATATTGGCAGAGAAACAGCCCTGGTGTTCCAGCAGGAGCCAAGAGGAACAGGAAAACAAATGGCAGCATCCATGAGACAGCCACTTCTGGTGGTTGCCACTCACCTGGAGAT TCAGCAACAGGTATCCACGGGGAGAGCCCTACATCATCTGCTACCCTGAAGGATCTGGAG AGCCCGTGCCAAGAACTAGCAGTAGTCCCAGACTCGAGGTCCGTAAAAGTCAGTCAACTGAAGAACACCATCAAATCTTTG AAACAACAGAAGAAACAAGTGGTACATCAGCTGGAAGAA gaaaagaaagcaaacaacgaGAAACAGAAAGCCGAAAGGGAGCTAGAG GTTCAAATCCAGAGATTGAACATACAGAAAGGGAAACTAAATACGGACCTGTACCACACGAAACGTTCTCTCAGATACTTTGAAG AAGAGTCCAAGGATCTGGCCGTCCGTCTGCAACATTCATTGCAGCGTAAAGGAGAGTTAGAGCGGGCTCTCTCTGCTGTCACCGCCACACAGAAGAAGAAGGCGGAGAGG CAGTTCTCCAGCCGCAGTAAAGCACGTACGGAGTGGAAGTTAGAGCAGTCCATGCGGGAGCAGGCACTGCTGAAAGCGCAGCTGACACAG TTGAAGGAGTCACTTAAAGAAGTCCAGCTAGAGAGGGATGAATATGCTGAACATCTAAAAGGAGAGAGGGCCCGGTGGCAGCAGAGGATGAGAAAAATGTCGCAGGAG GTTTGCTCgttgaagaaggagaagaagcatGATAAATATCGGGTAGAGACGCTGGAGAGGAGCTTGTCCAAACTCAAAAACCAGATGG CTGAACCTCTGCCCCCGGAGCCCCCAGCAGTGCCCTCTGAGGCGGAGCTGCAGCACCTGAGGAAGGAACTAGAGAGAGTGGCAGGAGCGCTCCAGGCCCAGGTGGAGTACAATCAGCGCATAAGTCTCCTGAATGAGGGGCAAAAGGAGAGGCTTCGGGAGCAGCAGGAGAGGCTTCCAGAGCAGGAGGAGAGGCTTCAGCAGCTGGCCGAGCCACAGAACAGCTTCAAGGAGCTG aacaatgagaacaagagCGTACTACAGTTGGAGCAGCAAGTAAAGGAGCTGCAGGAGAAGCTAGGCAAG GAGCGTCTGGAAGCTGCCAGCCAGCAGAAACAGCAGCTAACGGCCCAGTTGAGCCTCATGGCTCTCCCTGGGGAAG GACACGGAGGAGAACATCTGGACAGTGAGGGGGAGGAGGCACCTCGGCCCATGCCGAGTGTCCCAGAGGACCTGGAGAGCAGGGAGGCCATG AGCAGCTTTATGGACCACCTGGAGGAGAAGGCAGACCTGAGTGAGCTGGTGAAGAAACAAGAACTTCGCTTCATTCAATACTGGCAAGAGAGATGCCATCA GAAAATCCATCACCTTTTATCAGAACCAGGGGGCCGTGCCAAAGATGCGGCACTGGGAGGAGGACACCATCAGGCTGGAGCTCAGGGAGGAGATGAAG GTGAAgctgctggagctgcagcagatGGTATTGCGGCTTACAGCAACTACAACAATGGGCACAGAAAATTCCTGGCCGCTGCCCACAACCCTGCTGATGAGCCCGGTCCAGGAGCCCCAGCTCCCCAGGAGCTTGGGGCTGCAGACAAGCATGGTG ATCTTTGTGAGGTGAGCCTCACCTCCTCTGCccaaggagaggccagggaggatCCTCTCCTTGACAAGCCTACTGCACAGCCGATCGTGCAGGACCACCAGGAGCACCCAGGCTTGGGCAGCAACTGCTGTGTGCCATTCTTTTGCTGGGCTTGGCTGCCAAGAAGAAGGAGAtaa